A single window of Caldimicrobium thiodismutans DNA harbors:
- the rfaE1 gene encoding D-glycero-beta-D-manno-heptose-7-phosphate kinase has translation MLSKINLSQLEESLSKVKILVVGDLILDRYFWGSVERISPEAPVPVFDLKEITHSLGGSANVSANLRGLSVQTFLMGVVGKDEKGDLLIKIAEECGINTQGILKDPERPTTLKTRVIAQSQQLLRIDKEVRLPLSSDIKKAFQEIYEELLSNVDGVILSDYAKGMFLSDSFCNWLIEEAKRHKKFIMIDPKSADWKKYQGATSITPNLKEFKEVLRYENLKEENLDEASFYLVKKYELDFLVVTLGKEGIYLFQPEKGGLRLASQAREVFDVSGAGDTVIASLSAFFGAGFSIEDAVTLANICAGIVVGKVGTQPVYLEELKKFLKEGGSHGKNCQN, from the coding sequence ATGTTATCCAAAATTAATCTTTCCCAGCTTGAGGAAAGCCTTTCTAAGGTTAAGATCCTTGTGGTAGGGGATCTTATTCTTGATCGTTATTTCTGGGGTAGTGTGGAGAGGATTTCTCCTGAGGCCCCGGTTCCAGTTTTTGACTTAAAGGAGATTACCCATAGTCTTGGAGGCTCTGCTAATGTCTCTGCCAACCTAAGAGGCCTTTCAGTTCAGACTTTTCTTATGGGGGTTGTGGGCAAAGATGAAAAGGGAGATCTTCTTATAAAGATTGCCGAGGAATGCGGGATTAATACCCAGGGTATTTTGAAGGATCCGGAAAGGCCTACTACACTAAAAACCAGAGTGATAGCTCAGTCTCAACAATTGCTTCGTATTGACAAAGAGGTGAGACTTCCCCTTTCTTCAGATATAAAAAAAGCCTTTCAAGAGATCTATGAAGAGCTTTTATCAAATGTAGATGGTGTGATTCTTTCTGATTATGCTAAGGGTATGTTTCTCTCGGATAGTTTTTGTAACTGGTTGATTGAAGAGGCAAAGAGACATAAAAAGTTTATTATGATTGATCCCAAAAGTGCTGATTGGAAAAAGTATCAAGGGGCTACCTCCATTACCCCTAATCTTAAGGAATTTAAAGAGGTTTTGCGTTACGAAAACCTTAAAGAAGAGAATCTGGATGAGGCATCCTTTTATTTAGTAAAAAAGTATGAGCTCGATTTTTTAGTAGTAACCCTTGGTAAGGAAGGTATCTATTTGTTTCAGCCAGAGAAGGGAGGGCTAAGATTGGCCTCACAGGCAAGAGAGGTTTTTGATGTCTCCGGTGCCGGGGACACAGTTATTGCCAGTTTATCTGCCTTTTTTGGAGCAGGATTTTCCATTGAAGACGCGGTTACTTTAGCCAACATCTGTGCTGGAATCGTTGTAGGCAAAGTGGGAACTCAACCTGTTTATCTTGAGGAACTAAAAAAATTTTTAAAAGAGGGGGGGAGCCATGGGAAGAATTGCCAGAATTAG
- the recA gene encoding recombinase RecA, whose protein sequence is MELDKKKAVEAAITQIERQFGKGAIMKLGEHEKKVEVNVIPTGSLALDLATGIGGIPRGRITEIFGAEASGKTTLALHMVAEAQKLGGVAAYIDAEHALDVNYARKLGVNVDELLISQPDTGEQALEIAEVLARSGAVDIIVVDSVAALVPKAELEGEMDEQQVGLQARLMSKAMRKLTAAISKTNTAVIFINQTRMKIGMMSFGGPQETTPGGMALKFFATLRMEIRKIQSIKEGQETLGNRAKVKIVKNKLAPPFKEAEFDIYFGEGISREAELIDLGLAFNLIERSGAWYSYKGERLGQGKENVRKFLKENKAIADELEKKIRELTGLPFFEKTQPEKTQKKSS, encoded by the coding sequence ATGGAGCTTGATAAGAAAAAGGCTGTTGAGGCAGCGATCACTCAGATAGAGCGCCAGTTTGGTAAGGGCGCCATTATGAAGCTTGGGGAACATGAAAAAAAAGTAGAGGTAAATGTTATTCCTACAGGTTCTTTGGCTCTGGATTTAGCAACCGGGATTGGTGGGATCCCCCGGGGAAGGATAACTGAAATTTTTGGAGCAGAGGCCTCTGGTAAGACAACTTTAGCCCTCCATATGGTAGCAGAAGCTCAGAAATTAGGGGGAGTAGCTGCCTATATTGATGCTGAGCATGCCTTAGATGTGAATTATGCCAGAAAACTTGGGGTTAATGTGGATGAGCTTCTCATTTCCCAGCCAGATACCGGAGAGCAGGCTCTTGAGATAGCAGAAGTCCTTGCCAGAAGCGGGGCCGTTGATATTATTGTGGTTGACTCTGTAGCTGCCCTTGTGCCCAAGGCCGAGCTTGAAGGGGAGATGGATGAACAGCAAGTTGGCCTTCAGGCAAGACTTATGTCCAAAGCCATGCGAAAACTTACCGCTGCCATTTCCAAAACCAATACTGCGGTTATCTTTATAAATCAGACCCGTATGAAAATTGGCATGATGAGTTTTGGAGGGCCTCAGGAGACAACTCCTGGTGGCATGGCCCTTAAGTTTTTTGCCACTCTTAGAATGGAGATAAGAAAAATTCAAAGTATAAAAGAAGGGCAGGAGACCCTGGGAAATCGTGCCAAAGTCAAGATTGTGAAAAACAAGCTTGCTCCACCCTTTAAAGAAGCAGAGTTTGATATCTATTTTGGAGAGGGGATCTCCCGTGAAGCAGAACTTATTGATCTGGGGCTGGCTTTCAATCTCATTGAAAGAAGTGGAGCCTGGTATTCTTATAAAGGCGAAAGATTGGGGCAGGGTAAAGAAAATGTTAGAAAATTTCTTAAGGAAAACAAAGCTATAGCAGATGAACTGGAGAAAAAGATTAGAGAACTCACAGGTCTTCCCTTTTTTGAGAAAACTCAACCTGAAAAAACTCAGAAAAAATCATCTTGA
- the eno gene encoding phosphopyruvate hydratase, which produces MGRIARIRAREILDSRGNPTIEVEVHLDSGFYGRACVPSGASTGKHEALELRDKDKSRYLGKGVQKAVFNVNEIIAPQLEGLDSSRQSEIDMLLCELDGTENKSKLGANAILAVSMSLARATAEELGIPLFAYLGGVRARVLPVPFMNVINGGVHADNPLDFQEFMLVPWGAESFAQALRMGVETYHTLKGLLKEKKLSTSVGDEGGFAPQIGSPEEALDLLLFAIEKAGYKPGEEIALAMDVAASELYKEGLYHLPGLGKILSREELTEYYGKLCENYPIVLLEDPFSEDDPEGFKLITSKLGGKIQIVGDDILVTNPKRIKWAIEEKLCNAVLIKLNQIGTVTETIQAVELAYRGSFRAMISHRSGETEDAFIADLSVALNTGQIKTGAPARSERTAKFNQLLRIEEYLGDGALFAGKEFIKK; this is translated from the coding sequence ATGGGAAGAATTGCCAGAATTAGAGCCAGAGAGATCCTTGATTCCAGAGGTAATCCAACCATTGAGGTTGAGGTGCATCTTGATAGTGGGTTTTATGGTAGGGCTTGTGTGCCCTCTGGGGCTTCCACAGGAAAACACGAGGCCCTTGAATTGCGGGATAAAGATAAAAGTCGTTACCTTGGAAAAGGCGTTCAGAAGGCGGTTTTTAATGTAAACGAAATAATTGCCCCTCAACTTGAGGGACTTGATTCTTCCAGGCAAAGTGAGATTGACATGCTCCTTTGCGAGCTTGATGGAACAGAGAATAAATCTAAGCTTGGAGCCAATGCTATTCTTGCTGTTTCCATGTCCCTTGCCAGAGCAACAGCTGAAGAGCTGGGAATACCTTTATTTGCCTACCTTGGAGGAGTTAGAGCAAGAGTGCTTCCGGTTCCCTTTATGAATGTTATCAATGGAGGAGTTCATGCAGATAATCCTCTTGATTTTCAGGAGTTTATGCTTGTTCCCTGGGGAGCTGAGTCCTTTGCTCAGGCCCTGAGAATGGGAGTTGAAACCTATCACACCTTAAAAGGCCTTTTAAAGGAAAAAAAACTTTCAACCTCAGTGGGAGATGAGGGAGGTTTTGCCCCTCAAATTGGCTCTCCTGAAGAGGCCCTGGACCTTTTACTTTTTGCTATAGAAAAAGCTGGATATAAACCTGGTGAGGAGATTGCCCTTGCCATGGATGTAGCTGCTTCTGAACTCTACAAAGAGGGCCTTTATCACCTTCCTGGCCTTGGAAAAATCCTCTCAAGAGAAGAGCTTACAGAATATTACGGGAAACTTTGTGAGAATTATCCCATTGTTTTACTTGAAGACCCCTTTTCTGAAGATGACCCAGAAGGATTTAAACTTATAACTTCTAAACTTGGAGGTAAAATTCAAATTGTAGGGGATGACATTCTTGTCACCAATCCCAAACGCATTAAATGGGCTATTGAGGAAAAACTCTGCAATGCTGTGCTTATAAAACTCAATCAGATTGGGACAGTTACTGAAACCATTCAGGCTGTTGAGCTTGCTTACAGGGGAAGCTTTAGAGCTATGATCTCCCATAGATCAGGAGAAACAGAGGATGCCTTTATTGCGGATCTGTCTGTAGCTTTAAATACCGGCCAAATTAAAACAGGAGCTCCTGCCCGTTCAGAAAGAACCGCTAAATTTAATCAGTTGCTGCGCATTGAGGAGTATCTTGGAGATGGTGCTCTTTTTGCTGGAAAGGAATTTATTAAAAAATGA
- the dut gene encoding dUTP diphosphatase has product MNTPKVKVWRRDSRAKLPVRSTSGSVGYDLFALEETVVGAKEFKLIRTGLVIKAEPPYALFIFPRSSLFKKKKLILPNSAGIIDFDYCGETDEVMIPVVNLGDESVVIAEHEKIAQAVFIKITFPEIEEVGLEELPQNSRGGFGSTGGYK; this is encoded by the coding sequence TTGAATACCCCAAAAGTAAAAGTCTGGCGAAGGGATTCCAGGGCCAAGCTACCAGTAAGAAGCACTTCTGGTTCAGTTGGATATGACCTCTTTGCCCTTGAAGAGACGGTAGTTGGAGCAAAGGAATTTAAACTTATTCGAACAGGCCTTGTTATAAAAGCTGAACCACCCTACGCCCTTTTTATCTTCCCCAGATCCTCTCTCTTCAAAAAGAAAAAACTCATTCTTCCTAATTCCGCAGGAATTATTGATTTTGATTATTGCGGCGAGACCGATGAGGTTATGATACCTGTGGTAAACTTAGGGGATGAATCCGTTGTTATTGCTGAACATGAAAAGATTGCTCAGGCTGTTTTTATTAAAATTACCTTTCCGGAAATTGAAGAAGTAGGCCTTGAAGAATTACCCCAGAATTCAAGAGGAGGCTTTGGATCAACAGGAGGCTATAAATGA
- the gatB gene encoding Asp-tRNA(Asn)/Glu-tRNA(Gln) amidotransferase subunit GatB, with translation MEFEAVIGLEVHAQLSTQSKLFCSCSTRFGAEPNSQVCPICTGQPGVLPVINKKAIEYALRLALALSCKINLLSVMARKHYFYPDLPKNYQISQYELPLAEGGEVAIELNGLKKTIGLTRIHLEEDAGKLVHDEKLPYSYVDFNRTGVPLLEIVSKPEITSPEEAVAYLKTLRSIVRYLGICDGNMEEGSLRCDANVSVRPKGSSTFGTKVELKNMNSFKHVEKALAYEIKRQIGLILEGKEVVQETRLYDEATQTTHPMRGKEEAHDYCYFPDPDLIEIQLEESFVQKIKDSLPELPQVKKERFEKAYGLTSYEAGILTEEKTLADFFEESLKFYSNPKAISNFILTEVLRYLNRDRIDIWESKLKAEHLAELLELVDKEVISITLAKQQVFPEVYERGVSPKKVVEEKNLVQESSEAQLKGICEEVLRENPSEVEKYKSGKKGLIGFFVGQVMKKTQGKANPKVVNKILTELLES, from the coding sequence ATGGAATTTGAGGCGGTTATCGGTCTTGAGGTCCATGCTCAACTTAGCACTCAAAGCAAACTTTTCTGTTCCTGTTCAACCCGTTTTGGGGCAGAGCCAAACTCTCAAGTTTGTCCTATCTGCACAGGTCAGCCTGGGGTTCTCCCTGTCATCAATAAAAAAGCTATAGAATATGCCCTTCGGCTGGCGCTTGCCCTATCCTGTAAAATAAACCTCCTTTCTGTTATGGCACGAAAGCACTATTTTTACCCAGATCTTCCCAAAAATTACCAGATTTCTCAATATGAGCTCCCCTTGGCAGAGGGAGGAGAAGTGGCAATTGAATTAAATGGTCTTAAGAAAACAATTGGCCTTACCCGCATCCATTTAGAAGAAGATGCTGGAAAATTAGTGCATGATGAAAAACTACCCTATTCCTATGTGGATTTTAATCGCACGGGTGTTCCCCTTTTAGAGATAGTTAGTAAACCAGAGATTACCTCCCCTGAAGAAGCTGTAGCCTATCTTAAAACCTTAAGAAGCATAGTAAGATACTTAGGAATCTGTGATGGTAATATGGAGGAGGGGAGCCTGAGATGTGATGCCAATGTCTCAGTAAGGCCCAAAGGGAGCTCAACTTTTGGAACAAAGGTTGAGCTAAAAAATATGAATTCTTTTAAACATGTGGAAAAAGCCCTTGCCTATGAAATAAAGCGTCAAATTGGATTGATCCTTGAGGGTAAAGAAGTAGTCCAGGAAACAAGGCTTTATGATGAGGCTACTCAGACAACCCATCCCATGAGAGGTAAAGAGGAGGCTCATGATTATTGCTATTTCCCGGATCCTGATCTAATTGAGATTCAACTTGAGGAATCTTTTGTCCAAAAAATAAAAGATTCTCTTCCTGAACTTCCTCAGGTCAAAAAAGAGAGATTTGAAAAGGCCTATGGGTTAACTTCTTATGAGGCTGGAATCCTAACCGAAGAAAAAACCCTGGCAGATTTCTTTGAAGAGTCCCTTAAGTTTTATTCTAACCCCAAGGCTATATCAAATTTTATCCTCACTGAGGTCCTGAGATATTTAAATCGAGATCGTATTGACATATGGGAAAGCAAACTTAAAGCAGAGCATCTGGCTGAACTTTTAGAATTGGTTGACAAAGAGGTTATCTCAATTACCCTTGCCAAACAACAGGTCTTTCCTGAGGTTTATGAAAGGGGGGTTTCTCCTAAAAAGGTAGTAGAAGAAAAAAATCTTGTTCAGGAGAGTTCAGAGGCCCAGCTTAAGGGAATCTGTGAAGAGGTCCTTAGGGAAAATCCCTCAGAGGTTGAAAAGTATAAGTCTGGGAAAAAGGGGCTTATTGGCTTTTTTGTAGGACAGGTGATGAAAAAAACCCAGGGCAAAGCCAATCCCAAAGTGGTTAATAAGATTTTAACAGAGCTTCTGGAGAGCTAA
- the mtnA gene encoding S-methyl-5-thioribose-1-phosphate isomerase, producing MKAFYWENSSLFILDQRKLPLKEIYYKANTLKKVRYSIKEMLVRGAPAIGIVTAIGVYIGLKEAQSKLTFPLAKKNLLSLFVRIEKSLSSARPTAVNLFWALKRMKGVFQGFINKIPEGNLGQRAFEELLKSLQKEALSIWEEDILANFKMGEYGSNLLPEGGILTHCNTGALATGGYGTALGVIRRAYEKGKKIFIWVDETRPFLQGARLTAWELSKLKIPYKIITDNSAGYLMKKGKVRAIIVGADRIASNGDTANKIGTYSLSVLAKEHGIPFYIAAPSSTFDLTLASGEGIPVEVRNEKEVLTCKRKLIAPAGAQAMNLAFDVTPAENITAIITEKGIIVPPFSQNILNVLKNG from the coding sequence ATCAAGGCCTTTTACTGGGAAAACTCCTCCCTTTTCATTCTTGATCAAAGAAAACTTCCTTTAAAGGAAATATATTATAAAGCAAATACCCTAAAAAAGGTCAGATATTCCATAAAGGAGATGCTTGTAAGAGGCGCTCCAGCTATCGGGATCGTTACAGCTATTGGCGTTTATATTGGTCTAAAAGAGGCTCAATCAAAGTTAACCTTTCCTTTAGCTAAAAAAAACCTTTTATCCCTTTTTGTTCGCATTGAAAAAAGCCTCTCCTCAGCAAGGCCTACTGCAGTCAATCTCTTCTGGGCTTTAAAAAGAATGAAAGGAGTCTTTCAAGGGTTTATAAACAAAATTCCAGAGGGGAATCTTGGCCAGAGAGCATTTGAAGAGCTTTTAAAATCCCTTCAAAAGGAGGCTCTATCAATCTGGGAAGAGGATATTCTTGCCAATTTCAAAATGGGTGAATATGGAAGTAATCTTTTACCCGAAGGAGGAATTCTTACCCATTGTAATACTGGAGCCCTTGCCACAGGAGGATATGGAACTGCCTTAGGGGTCATTCGCAGGGCTTACGAAAAGGGAAAAAAAATCTTTATCTGGGTAGATGAAACCCGCCCTTTCTTACAAGGGGCAAGGCTCACTGCCTGGGAGTTGTCTAAATTAAAAATTCCTTATAAAATAATTACTGATAATTCAGCGGGCTATCTTATGAAAAAAGGAAAAGTTAGGGCCATCATAGTAGGTGCAGACAGAATTGCAAGCAACGGAGATACTGCTAATAAAATCGGGACCTATTCTTTATCTGTCCTTGCTAAGGAACATGGAATTCCCTTTTATATAGCTGCGCCTTCTTCAACCTTTGACTTAACCCTTGCTTCAGGTGAAGGGATACCAGTTGAAGTAAGAAATGAAAAAGAAGTCCTTACCTGTAAAAGAAAGTTAATTGCACCTGCTGGAGCTCAGGCTATGAATCTTGCCTTTGATGTTACACCCGCAGAAAATATAACTGCTATTATTACAGAGAAAGGAATAATTGTGCCTCCCTTTAGCCAAAATATCTTAAATGTGCTAAAAAATGGCTAA
- a CDS encoding redox-sensing transcriptional repressor Rex — protein MAKFKELPENTLHRLVIYLNVLDALEKKKIESISSDDLAKRCGVNSAQLRKDLSFVGNLGTKGVGYSVKSLKYNLKKFLGRTQEWNLILGGISPVGEFLLHSKDLQREGFYFMAAFETRPEEIGKIINGVSVYNLDQLGYVTKAIKVDMGVITSEDKPEIFLETFLQHGLKAILNLSPTPFYTDNPDIKIENFTFSMALTKLSFFLKGSS, from the coding sequence ATGGCTAAATTTAAAGAACTTCCTGAAAATACCTTACACAGATTAGTTATCTATTTAAATGTTCTGGATGCCCTTGAAAAGAAAAAAATTGAATCCATTAGCTCTGATGACCTTGCTAAAAGGTGTGGAGTAAATTCCGCGCAACTCAGAAAGGATTTAAGTTTTGTTGGTAATCTTGGAACAAAGGGTGTGGGATATAGTGTTAAAAGCCTCAAATATAATTTAAAAAAATTTCTGGGTAGAACGCAGGAATGGAATTTAATTCTGGGTGGTATAAGTCCTGTTGGAGAATTTTTACTGCATAGCAAAGACCTTCAACGGGAGGGTTTTTACTTTATGGCAGCCTTTGAAACTCGTCCTGAAGAAATTGGAAAAATCATCAATGGAGTATCGGTTTATAATCTGGATCAACTTGGATATGTAACCAAGGCCATCAAGGTAGATATGGGAGTAATCACATCGGAAGATAAACCAGAAATCTTTTTAGAAACCTTTTTGCAACACGGTCTGAAGGCAATCTTAAACCTTAGTCCAACTCCTTTTTACACAGATAATCCTGATATAAAAATTGAAAATTTTACTTTTTCTATGGCCCTAACCAAACTTTCCTTTTTCTTAAAAGGTTCTTCCTGA